TGGTACGGACTGTCGGACGAAGGACTGGAAGACGCGCTGTATGACAGCATCACGCTGCGAGCCTTCGCCGGCATCGATCTGGCGATCGAGAACGTGCCTGATGCAACCACGCTGTTGAAGTTCCGGCGCCTGCTGATCGAACACGAACTGACACGGAAGTTGTTCGACGAGATTGGCATCTCGCTGTGCGAGCGTGGGCTGATGATGAAGGAAGGCACGCTGGTTGACGCGACGATCATTGAAGCGCCGCCGTCGACCAAGAATGCCGGGAAGAGCCGTGACCCGGAAATGCATCAAACGAAGAAGGGCAACGAATGGCACTTTGGCATGAAAGCCCACATTGGCGTCGACGCCGACTCGGGCCTGATTCACAGTGTGGTTGGCACGGCGGCCAACGTGTCGGATGTATCGCAAGCTCATGCCCTGCTGCACGGGCATGAAGAGCAGGTGTTCGCCGACGCGGGCTACATTGGCGTCGACAAGCGCGAGGAAATGGCGGGCAAGGCCGTGAAGTGGCACGTCGCTGCCAGGCGGGGAAAGATCAAGGCGATGCAAGAAGGAGCGCTGAAGGACCTGGTGATCGCGCTCGAGCGAACCAAGGCGCAGATCCGTTCGCGGGTTGAGCATCCGTTTCATATCGTCAAGAATCTGTTTCAGCATCGCAAGACCCGATACAAGGGCTTGGCCAAGAACACCGCGCAACTGTTCAGCCTGTTCGCTCTGGCGAATCTGGTGATTGCGCGAAATCTGTTGCGATCGGTCCATGGGAGCAGTCCGTCATGCGTATGAAAAATGCGAGCAGGGGAGGCTCGCTTACGCGCCAAATTCACTGAATTGA
The sequence above is drawn from the Burkholderia stabilis genome and encodes:
- a CDS encoding IS5-like element ISBmu2 family transposase, whose protein sequence is MKRQIGFAEAEIAGKKRVTRRQRFLEEMEKVVPWQRLLSAIEPHYPKGTRGRPPIGLERMLRIYFVQQWYGLSDEGLEDALYDSITLRAFAGIDLAIENVPDATTLLKFRRLLIEHELTRKLFDEIGISLCERGLMMKEGTLVDATIIEAPPSTKNAGKSRDPEMHQTKKGNEWHFGMKAHIGVDADSGLIHSVVGTAANVSDVSQAHALLHGHEEQVFADAGYIGVDKREEMAGKAVKWHVAARRGKIKAMQEGALKDLVIALERTKAQIRSRVEHPFHIVKNLFQHRKTRYKGLAKNTAQLFSLFALANLVIARNLLRSVHGSSPSCV